Part of the Pseudomonas sp. P8_241 genome is shown below.
GTTGCGTGAACAACAGGACAGCCATCAGCAACGCCTCAACGACCTGCAAGGCTCGCGAGACGAACTGCGTGCTCAGTTCGCGGAATTGGCGGGGAAAATCTTCGATGAGCGTGAGCAGCGTTTTGCCGAAACCAGTCAGCAACGCCTGGGGCAATTGCTCGATCCATTGAAGGAGCGCATCCAGTCCTTCGAAAAACGCGTCGAAGAAAGCTATCAGGCAGAGGCCCGTGAACGTTTCTCCCTGGCCAAGGAGCTTGAGCGCTTGCAGCAGCTGAACCTGCGCTTGAGCGACGAAGCGACTAACCTGACTCGCGCCTTGAAAGGGCAGAAAACCCAAGGCAACTGGGGTGAGCTGATCCTGGAGCGGGTACTGGAACATGCCGGGCTGGAAAAAGGCCGCGAGTACCAGACCCAGGTCAATCTCAAGGGGCCGGACGGCGAGCGATTCCAGCCAGACGTTATCATCTATCTGCCGGGCGACAAGCAGGTGGTGGTCGACTCGAAAGTCAGTCTCACCGCCTACCAGCAATACGTCGCGGCCGAAGACGAGGCCATAGGACAGATTGCGATCAAGCAGCATGTGCTGTCGTTGCGTAATCACGTAAAGGGGTTGGCCGGCAAGGATTACAAGCGACTCGACGGCTTGCACAGTCTGGATTTCGTTTTGCTGTTCGTGCCGATCGAAGCGGCGTTTTCGGCCGCGTTGCAGGCTGAGCCCACGCTGTTTCAGGAAGCGTTTGACCGCAATATCGTGATTGTCAGCCCAACCACGTTGTTGGCGACCCTGCGGGTGATCGACAGTTTGTGGAAACAGGAACGTCAGAGCCAGAATGCCCGGGAAATCGCTGAACGAGCCGGATGGCTGTACGACAAGTTCGTGCTGTTCATTCAGGATCTGGATGAGGTCGGCAATCGCTTGCAGCAATTGGACAAGGCCTACAGCTCGGCTCGCAACAAACTGACAGAAGGCCGCGGCAATCTGGTCAGTCGCAGTGAGCAGCTCAAGTTGCTGGGTGCCCGTGCGAGCAAAAGCCTGCCGGCAGACTTGCTGGAGCGGGCGATGACGGATGTGGATGGCTTGGTCGAGTTGCCAGAATAAAATCAAAAGATCGCAGCCTGCGGCAGCTCCTACAGTGCCGATCTATGTAGGAGCTGCCGCAGGCTGCGATCGTTACAACGGCAAATGCCGACTCAACAACGCCCTCAACGCCGCAGGCTTCACCGGTTTTGGCAGGTAATCCAGCCCCGCCGCATGCACCTGCGCCACCGTCTCCGGACGCCCATCGGCGCTGATCACCACCCCTGGCACCGGCTCGCCCAATCGGGTGCGTAACCAGGCCATCAGTTCGGTCCCGGTGTCGCCGTGATCCAGATGGTAATCCACCAGCGCCAGATGCGGACGCACGCCCTCATCAAGCAACGTTGAGCATTCCTCACGGTTGCGCGCGGTCCAGACCTGGCAGCCCCAGCGCGAGAGCAAACTGTTCATGCCGATCAGGATGCTGTCTTCGTTGTCGACACACAGCACCTGAGCGCCGTTCAGCAATTTGCCATTGAGTTCGGTGACTTGGGTCGGCATCGCCGTTTGTGCAAGGGCCAATGGCACGCTCACGCTGAACACGCTGCCGCGCCCCGGCCAGGAGCGCACGCGCAGGGTGTGACCGAGGACCCGGCACAGTCCGTCGGCAATTGCCAAGCCCAGGCCGAGTCCTTTTTCAGCGCGGGTCTGATGGCTGTCGAGGCGCTTGAATTCTTCGAAAATCACTTGCTGCTTATCTTCCGGAATGCCCGGGCCACGGTCCCAGACTTCAAGGCACAATGCTTCTTTATGTCGACGTACGCCCAGTAATACAGGGCCTTTGGCATAGCGGAAAGCATTGGTCAGGAAGTTCTGCAGAATCCGTCGCAGCAGTTTGATGTCGCTGTCGACACGCAGTGCGCTGCCACGAACGCGGAAGATCAGTCCTTGCTCCTGCGCCAGCGCCTTGAACTCCGCTCCGAGGGTGTCAAACAGTTCGTTGAGGACAAAAGGCTTGCGGTCCGGATTGATCTTGCCGTTTTCCAGGCGGGAAATATCCAACAGGTCGCTGATCAAGTCCTCGGCCGAACGCAGTGAGCTGTCCAGATGCGCCACCAGTTTCTGCGTGTCGAGCGACAGGCCGTCGTCCTGATGGGAGAGCGCAGCGGAGAACAGCCGCGCTGCGTTCAACGGTTGCATCAAGTCATGGCTGACTGCTGCAAGGAAACGGGTTTTAGACTGGTTCGCCGCCTCGGCATTGCCCTTGGCTTCGGTCAGGGCGACGTTGAGTTGCGACAGTTCCTGGGTGCGCTCGGTGACTCGCTGCTCGAGGCTCTCGTTGGCTTCGGTCAGTGCCTGCTCAGCCTCGCGGAACGGGGTGATGTCAGTGAAGCTCATGACAAAGCCGCCACCGGGCATCGGGTTGCCGATCAGCTCGATCACCCGACCGTTGGGGAACAGTCGCTCGGACGTGTGCGCGCGACCTTGGCGCATCCAGTGCAGGCGTCGGGCGACATGCACTTCCGCTTCGCCGGGGCCGCACAGTCCGCGCTCGGCGTTGTGGCGAATGATGTCGGCAATCGGCCGGCCGACGCTGATCAAACCGTCCGGATAGTCGAATAACTCCAGATAGCGACGGTTCCAGGCCACCAGTTTCAGAGACTGATCGACCACGCTGATGCCCTGGGTGATGTTCTCGATCGCCCCTTGCAACAGGGCGCGGTTGAATTGCAGCACCTCCGAGGCTTCGTCGGCGATTCTTACAACGTCCTCCAGTTGCATTTCACGACCTTCGATGGCGGCTTTTACGACGGCGCGAGTCGAAGATGCGCCGAGCACGCCTGCCAGCAAGCGTTCGGTGTGGGCGATCCACTCACCGTCGGCATTCTGGTTGGGATTGAAACCTTTGCCCTGACGATAGGCAAAGCGGATGAAGCTCTGTCGAGCACGTTCCTCGCCAACGAAACGTGCGGCCAGTTGTAACAGATCATCGATTTGCACCGACAGCAGGGAGCGGGCGCTGGGGCGGGCGCTGATCTCCTGGCCGATGAAGCGCCCAGCCTGCCAGTGTTCGGAAACCCGGGTGCGTGACAATACCGAGACCCAGGCGAACAGCGTGAAGTTGCCCGCCAGGGACAGCACTACGCCTTGGGTCAGCGGGGTAATCGGCAGGTTCATCGGATTTGAGTGAAGCCATGCCAGGCCCGGGAAAGTGTTCAGTGACAGACCAAGGCTGTGGGCGGCAATTGGCAGAACCAAAGTGTAGAACCACAGGAACGTACCGGCAGCGAGACCGGCAAATACGCCACGGCGGTTGGCCTGTTTCCAGTACAAGGCGCCGAGCATGGCCGGGGCCAATTGGGTCACTGCGGCGAAGGCGATCTGACCGATGGTCGCCAGGCTCGCGGTAGAACCCAGCAGCCGATAACTGACGTAGGCCAGCAGCAAAATGACTACGATGCTGACCCGTCGTACCGACAGCATCCACTGGCGAAACACTTCGAATGGTCGCTCGGCATTGTTACGCCGCAGCAGCCATGGCAGCAGCATGTCATTGGAGACCATGGTCGACAGCGCCACGCTGGCCACGATCACCATGCCGGTAGCGGCGGAAGCGCCACCGATAAACGCCAGCAAGGCCAGTGCCGGATGCGCCTGGGCCAGCGGCAGGCTGATGACAAACGAATCCGGCAACACCGAGCTGGGCAGCATCATTTGACCGGCGAGGGCGATAGGCACAACGAACAATGCCGCCAGTGCGAGGTAGGCTGGGAACACCCATTTGGCCAGGCGCAGATCCTGTGGGTCGATGTTCTCCACGACCGTGACATGGAACTGCCGTGGCAGGCAGATGATTGCCATCATCGCGACGCCGGTCTGTACCACCATCGACGGCCAGTTGATGGTTTCCTTCCAATACTCTTCAAGGCGCGGCGCGAGCATCGCCTGGTCGAACAGATCGTCGAAACCGTCGTAGAGGCCGTAGGTGACGAACGCGCCGACAGCGAGAAAGGCGAACAGCTTGACCAGTGATTCGAAGGCAATCGCCAGCACCATGCCGCGGTGGTGCTCCGTGGCGTCGAGGTTGCGGGTACCGAAAACGATGGTGAACAGCGCCAGTACCAGCGACACGATAAGCGCGGTGTCCTGGGCGCGGGTTCCCATCGCGTCGGCCCCGGCGCCGATCAGCAGATTCACCCCGAGCACGATGCCTTTGAGCTGCAGGGCGATGTAAGGCAGCACGCCGACCAGGCAGATCAGCGCGACCACCACCGCCAATGACTGGGATTTGCCATAGCGGGCGGCGATGAAGTCAGCGATGGAGGTGATGTTCTCCTGCTTGCTGATCATCACCATTTTTTGCAGGACCCACGGCGCGCCGAGCAACAGCAGGATCGGCCCGAGGTAGATCGGCAGGAATGACCAGAGTTGTTCGGCGGCCTGACCCACTGCGCCGAAAAAGGTCCAGCTGGTGCAATAGACTGCCAGCGACAGGCTGTACACCCACGCCCGCACTCGCGGCGGCAAGGGCGCGCTGCGACGGTCGCCGTAGAAGGCGATGGCGAACATGATGGCCATATAGGCCAGGGCGACGGCGGCGATCAGCCCGGTGGACAACGACATGGAAACTCCCGGCAAAAGACTTCCGGGCCTCCCGCCCGGACTGACAGTCTCGCACGGCCGCCCCGGTTAGTCAGTGTCGACCAAGGTCGTGGCGTGGCGGGGTGTCGCAGGTTGAAATGAGGGAGATTTTCGCTGTTTGGGCAGGCCTCATCGCGAGCGAGCTCTCTCCCACCATTAAACGCGATCCAATGTGGCAGCGAGCCTGTACGCGAAAGCGGCTACGCAGCAGCGCTGATTGTGCTGTCCGTTATCGCGTGGCACGCCTGCTGCGCCTGCGTTCAGCCTGTGTATGTAGGAGTGAGTTTCGGGAGAATATCTGCAAAACAGATAACATATAGAGATATTACCCGTTATATAGATATTCTATTCGAATCTAACATGGGCTCTACCTCACGTGAGGACAGGAGTTCGTCATGACATGCGCCAATAGCATCAAGCCCGGAATAAAGCCTTTCAGCCACTTGCAGCACCCGCGCGAAGTGATTCGCCAATTCACCCCGAACTGGTTCGCCGCCACCATGGGCACCGGCGTACTGGCGTTGGCGCTGGCGCAACTGCCCGTTGCGATGCCCGGCCTGTACGCCATCGCCGAAGCACTCTGGCTGTTCAACATCGTATTGTTCCTGGTGTTCACCGCGGTCTATGCGGCGCGTTGGGTACTGTTTTTTGACGAGGCGCGGAGAATTTTCGGCCACTCCACGGTTTCGATGTTTTTCGGCACGATCCCGATGGGGTTGGCGACCATCATCAACGGTTTTCTGGTGTTCGGATTGCCACGCTGGGGCGATAGCGTGATTCACGTGGCTGAGGTGTTGTGGTGGCTGGATGTGGCAATGTCTGTGGCCTGCGGCGTGCTTATTCCTTACATGATGTTCACCCGTCAGGAGCACAGCATTGATCAGATGACCGCAGTCTGGTTGCTTCCTGTGGTCGCGGCCGAAGTGGCGGCGGCCAGCGGTGGATTGCTGGCACCGCATTTGGCCGACGCACATTCGCAACTGGTGGTGTTGGTGACCAGCTACGTGCTGTGGGCATTTTCCCTGCCGGTGGCGTTCAGCATTCTGACAATTCTTCTGCTGCGAATGGCCCTGCATAAATTGCCCCATGAAAACATGGCAGCGTCGAGTTGGCTGGCGCTCGGTCCTATCGGCACCGGGGCGTTGGGTATGTTGTTGCTCGGAGGCGATGCGCCGCTGATTTTCGCGGCCAATGGGATGCCGGGTGTCGGGGAAGTCGCTGCCGGGTTGGGGCTGGTGGCCGGGATTACGCTGTGGGGCTTCGGCTTGTGGTGGATGCTGATGGCGGTGCTGATCACCGTGCGTTATCTGCGCGACGGGATTCCGTTCAACCTCGGCTGGTGGGGGTTCACCTTCCCGTTGGGTGTCTACTCACTGGCGACATTGAAACTGGCCAGCACCTTGAACCTGACGTTTTTCAGTGTTGCGGGTTGCATACTGGTGACGTTACTGGCGGTCATGTGGCTGATCGTTGGCAAGCGAACGGTGTTGGGCGCATGGCGCGGAGAGTTGTTTGTATCGCCATGCATTGCCGGATTAAAGAAATAAGCCGCAAAGATTGGGTAATGTGTGGCCTGGATCGACGTTTGATAATCCTGTAAAGAATCCAGGCCACTCTTACCCACATCAGAGACACATGGAATGAGTCACCCCTCACAGTTCACCTTGCTGCGCACCCGGCGCTTCCTGCCGTTCTTCATTACCCAGTCCCTGGGAGCATTCAACGACAACGTCTTCAAGCAGTCGTTGATCCTGGCCATTTTGTACAAGTTGTCCATCGAGGGTGATCGCTCGATCTGGGTCAACCTGTGCGCACTGCTGTTTATTCTGCCGTTTTTTCTGTTTTCGGCCCTGGCCGGACAGTTCGGGGAAAAATTCGCCAAAGATGCGTTGATCCGCCTGATCAAGCTCGGTGAGATCGCCATCATGGCGGTCGGAGCGGTCGGCTTCCTGTTTGATCACCTGTCGCTGATGCTGGTGGCGCTGTTCGCCATGGGCACCCACTCGGCACTGTTCGGGCCGGTGAAGTATTCGATCTTGCCTCAGGCCTTGCGCGAAGATGAATTGGTCGGTGGCAATGGCCTGGTGGAAATGGGCACATTCCTGGCGATCCTCGCCGGCACCATCGGCGCCGGGATCATGATGTCGTCCGGGCATTACGCCCCCATCGTTTCCACCGCAATCATTGGTATCGCCGTGCTCGGTTACCTGGCCAGTCGCAGCATTCCCCGCGCCGCAGCCGCCACGCCGGAAATGCGCCTGAACTGGAATATT
Proteins encoded:
- the rmuC gene encoding DNA recombination protein RmuC, whose translation is MLQERLAMSQLAQDGLSAQLESSRDEIGDLTQANAAKQADLAALRREVELLQVERDDARDAAHAWNIERAGKEAELRRLDAQTASLSAELREQQDSHQQRLNDLQGSRDELRAQFAELAGKIFDEREQRFAETSQQRLGQLLDPLKERIQSFEKRVEESYQAEARERFSLAKELERLQQLNLRLSDEATNLTRALKGQKTQGNWGELILERVLEHAGLEKGREYQTQVNLKGPDGERFQPDVIIYLPGDKQVVVDSKVSLTAYQQYVAAEDEAIGQIAIKQHVLSLRNHVKGLAGKDYKRLDGLHSLDFVLLFVPIEAAFSAALQAEPTLFQEAFDRNIVIVSPTTLLATLRVIDSLWKQERQSQNAREIAERAGWLYDKFVLFIQDLDEVGNRLQQLDKAYSSARNKLTEGRGNLVSRSEQLKLLGARASKSLPADLLERAMTDVDGLVELPE
- a CDS encoding NahK/ErcS family hybrid sensor histidine kinase/response regulator — translated: MSLSTGLIAAVALAYMAIMFAIAFYGDRRSAPLPPRVRAWVYSLSLAVYCTSWTFFGAVGQAAEQLWSFLPIYLGPILLLLGAPWVLQKMVMISKQENITSIADFIAARYGKSQSLAVVVALICLVGVLPYIALQLKGIVLGVNLLIGAGADAMGTRAQDTALIVSLVLALFTIVFGTRNLDATEHHRGMVLAIAFESLVKLFAFLAVGAFVTYGLYDGFDDLFDQAMLAPRLEEYWKETINWPSMVVQTGVAMMAIICLPRQFHVTVVENIDPQDLRLAKWVFPAYLALAALFVVPIALAGQMMLPSSVLPDSFVISLPLAQAHPALALLAFIGGASAATGMVIVASVALSTMVSNDMLLPWLLRRNNAERPFEVFRQWMLSVRRVSIVVILLLAYVSYRLLGSTASLATIGQIAFAAVTQLAPAMLGALYWKQANRRGVFAGLAAGTFLWFYTLVLPIAAHSLGLSLNTFPGLAWLHSNPMNLPITPLTQGVVLSLAGNFTLFAWVSVLSRTRVSEHWQAGRFIGQEISARPSARSLLSVQIDDLLQLAARFVGEERARQSFIRFAYRQGKGFNPNQNADGEWIAHTERLLAGVLGASSTRAVVKAAIEGREMQLEDVVRIADEASEVLQFNRALLQGAIENITQGISVVDQSLKLVAWNRRYLELFDYPDGLISVGRPIADIIRHNAERGLCGPGEAEVHVARRLHWMRQGRAHTSERLFPNGRVIELIGNPMPGGGFVMSFTDITPFREAEQALTEANESLEQRVTERTQELSQLNVALTEAKGNAEAANQSKTRFLAAVSHDLMQPLNAARLFSAALSHQDDGLSLDTQKLVAHLDSSLRSAEDLISDLLDISRLENGKINPDRKPFVLNELFDTLGAEFKALAQEQGLIFRVRGSALRVDSDIKLLRRILQNFLTNAFRYAKGPVLLGVRRHKEALCLEVWDRGPGIPEDKQQVIFEEFKRLDSHQTRAEKGLGLGLAIADGLCRVLGHTLRVRSWPGRGSVFSVSVPLALAQTAMPTQVTELNGKLLNGAQVLCVDNEDSILIGMNSLLSRWGCQVWTARNREECSTLLDEGVRPHLALVDYHLDHGDTGTELMAWLRTRLGEPVPGVVISADGRPETVAQVHAAGLDYLPKPVKPAALRALLSRHLPL
- a CDS encoding TDT family transporter produces the protein MTCANSIKPGIKPFSHLQHPREVIRQFTPNWFAATMGTGVLALALAQLPVAMPGLYAIAEALWLFNIVLFLVFTAVYAARWVLFFDEARRIFGHSTVSMFFGTIPMGLATIINGFLVFGLPRWGDSVIHVAEVLWWLDVAMSVACGVLIPYMMFTRQEHSIDQMTAVWLLPVVAAEVAAASGGLLAPHLADAHSQLVVLVTSYVLWAFSLPVAFSILTILLLRMALHKLPHENMAASSWLALGPIGTGALGMLLLGGDAPLIFAANGMPGVGEVAAGLGLVAGITLWGFGLWWMLMAVLITVRYLRDGIPFNLGWWGFTFPLGVYSLATLKLASTLNLTFFSVAGCILVTLLAVMWLIVGKRTVLGAWRGELFVSPCIAGLKK